From one Triticum urartu cultivar G1812 chromosome 3, Tu2.1, whole genome shotgun sequence genomic stretch:
- the LOC125547992 gene encoding F-box protein At1g10780-like, whose protein sequence is MDCGGMDALPDGVVQAILSRLSSARDVAACAGVSRGWRDCVPFLPSLYFPRSAFDAARGAGAACADDAIGRMVHAAARLEELVIYCPFSAACLPRWLAARSASLRVLELRVDSAGSGSGSGHLDCVAAAPNLEELRLWGLTMTRGPAWGRLDRLRVLEIVGASLADLAVSGAVDACPNLTDLALLGCECSGSVFLATPLLQRCRLDFVGSGTCSLALAAPLVESLEVQGFNYITLHGGDRLKRLTISKNTGRVNTVGIDRLPVLEQLSLRGVQWSWGAVSHVLQCGAEAKHLVMKVEFCGDADTLQPFPEVDLVEFFNSHPKLCKFEVHGAMFASLCQKNSLKNLDSRFLISSLEEVLITVRSPLNAEQKLITIESLVRYSPRLRRMVLRISQMKNCHEAADEFFEEVSKFAHMSNGRVRIE, encoded by the exons ATGGACTGCGGCGGGATGGACGCGCTGCCGGACGGCGTGGTGCAGGCCATCCTCTCGCGGCTCAGCAGCGCCCGCGACGTGGCCGCCTGCGCGGGCGTCTCCCGCGGCTGGCGCGACTGCGTGCCCTTCCTCCCGTCCCTCTATTTCCCGCGGAGCGCCTTCGACGCCGCGAGGGGCGCCGGCGCCGCGTGCGCCGACGACGCCATCGGCCGCATGGTCCACGCCGCGGCGCGCCTCGAGGAGCTCGTCATCTACTGCCCCTTCTCCGCCGCGTGCCTCCCGCGCTGGCTCGCCGCGCGCAGCGCCTCGCTGCGCGTGCTCGAGCTGCGGGTCGACTCCGCAGGCTCCGGATCCGGATCCGGCCACCTCGACTgcgtcgccgccgcccccaacctCGAGGAGCTGAGGCTTTGGGGGCTCACCATGACGCGCGGGCCGGCCTGGGGCCGGCTCGACCGGCTCCGCGTGCTGGAGATCGTCGGCGCCTCCCTGGCGGACCTCGCCGTCAGCGGCGCCGTCGACGCCTGCCCCAACCTCACCGACCTCGCCCTGCTCGGCTGCGAGTGCTCCGGCTCCGTGTTCCTGGCCACCCCCCTGCTCCAGCGCTGCCGCCTCGACTTCGTCGGCTCCGGCACCTGCTCGCTCGCGCTCGCCGCGCCCCTCGTCGAGTCCCTCGAGGTCCAGGGTTTCAACTATATCACCCTGCACGGCGGCGACCGCCTGAAACGCCTCACAATTTCCAAGAACACCG GGAGGGTGAACACTGTGGGGATAGACAGGCTCCCGGTGCTGGAGCAGCTGTCTCTGCGTGGCGTCCAGTGGAGCTGGGGAGCCGTCAGCCATGTGCTGCAATGCGGCGCCGAGGCGAAGCATCTGGTGATGAAGGTCGAGTTCTGCGGTGACGCCGACACTCTCCAGCCGTTTCCCGAGGTCGACCTCGTCGAGTTCTTCAACAGCCACCCGAAGCTCTGCAAGTTTGAGGTCCACGGCGCCATGTTTGCGTCGCTCTGCCAGAAGAACAGCCTGAAAAAT TTGGACTCGAGGTTCCTGATATCTTCATTGGAGGAGGTCCTGATCACCGTGCGCTCACCCTTGAATGCTGAGCAGAAGCTGATCACCATTGAGTCCCTTGTCAGGTACAGTCCTAGGCTGCGGAGGATGGTCCTTAGGATCTCGCAGATGAAGAACTGCCACGAGGCTGCAGATGAATTCTTTGAAGAGGTTTCCAAGTTTGCGCATATGAGTAATGGCAGAGTGCGGATTGAATAG